The Verrucomicrobium spinosum DSM 4136 = JCM 18804 DNA segment TGCCATCCAGACGCGTAAGATCAATTTCGAATCCGGTTTTGGGAGTCAGCGTCCATGAGAAGTAAGCAGTGGTTTCAAAATCCGAACCGTCGGAATCAAAATTCAAACCCCAGTCATTGGCATTGTATCTGGACCCACCTGCATTGGCACCAATCCCCGACCCTCGACCAATGCCGGTAACTGTAATGTTCCCATTCACAATTTGGCCAGTAGTATATGGGTTTGAGGCGCTTGGATTGGTCTCATCGATGGTATTTGAAAAGATCGACTGTGCCGGAAGACTTGAACAAGCTCCCGCTACCAAGAATAGAGTCATGCCCCAACACAACATACGCATGAAGTTGGCGCTGCATGGAAGTCGCGTTTGACTACTCGGACGGCTCAAACTTTGGCAGGATCGTGGAGTCATAGGGGTCTTGGATGAATTGCAGCTTCATGACTTATCCCATTTCACTCAACCAACGTTCACGTCACCCTCGCGCCTGTTGCTCCACGAACCATCAAATCCAACAGAAGTTCCCGTCACATTGCTTGCACACGCCATGAACTCCTCCTACGCATGCAACGACTTCTTCACCTTGGCGTGGTTGTTTCCGTCACCCGACTTCCCCTAGGCTCTTCACCTGCTGATCAACTCCTGTGCAGATAACACTAAATCTGTCTGATAATTCCACCTCACTCACCTCATTGTGAAACCCATTGCCACACTCATCTGCACCTTGTCGCTCTTTGCCGCCTCCATCACTCCCGCTTCCGCATGGTGGGGTACAGGTCACATGGTTGTCACTTCCGTGGCATGGCGTCAGTTGAGCCAGCAGGAACAGGAGCAGGCTCACGCACTATTGAAAGCACATCCCAAATACAATGACTGGATGTCCTCCTATCCTGCGGACGTTCCAGGCCTGAGCAAAGGCTTGTACGCTGCCATGGCCGCCAGCCTTTGGGCAGATGACATCCGTGACAAGAACAATCCTGCCACCCACCCCGAGTGGCACTATGTGGATTATCCGTTGGTACCGCCACATTTCCCCAAAGAGCCAGCCCCCAATCCGACCAACGATGTGCTGGTGGGAATCAAGGAGTGCGAACGTGTGATCGCCAGCCCGACCACATCCACCCAGGAGAAGGGCGAGATGGTCAGCTGGCTCATTCATCTGGTGGGAGATGTTCACCAGCCGCTTCACTGTGCTTCGTTGACCAACGACGACTTCCCCGCGCCCGAAGGGGATCGTGGAGGCAACAGCGCCTTTGTCCGGCCGGACAAGCAGTCCAAGGCCATCAACCTCCACATGGTGTGGGACAGCCAGTTGGGCGGGGCCCGGGTTGCCGATGCGGGGAGTTCTCGTGAAGCGCTTAACAAAGCCATTCTGCTTGAAACCGAACATCCCCGAGTTGCCGCCGCCGAGTTGCAAAAGAGTCCGTCACCGGAATCCTGGAGCCTTGAAGGAAGAGAGCTCGCCATCCAGGAAGCCTATCTCCATGGCAACCTCCGGTATGCTGTTGGGAAACAACTCAATGCGCCAGTTCTGCCCGAGGGGTACACCAAGAAAGCCAGGGCGATCTCTGAACGACGCGTGACCCTGGCGGGCTATCGTCTGGCAGACATGTTGAAACGTCTGCTGGCAGTGTCCACGGCTGAACCTGAAAGGGCTTCCAACTGAAACCATGCGCCAGGCATTCTGACCTGGAGAAACTGTAACAACTCCGTTTAAGTCACAAGGGCGTCACGTTTCCTACCGGCAAACCGGTGGCGTGGCGCCTCGTCGTTTGCCGCAGTTGTTGCGATATGCCAATCGAACGAGGCGCGCGCCTGTTATCACGCAAAATTCGTGCATTGCCTTGGCGGCACCCTCTTCGAACAGATGACTCCGCCCCGGTGGTTCAATGAGTTACGGTCAAAGGGGACAACGAAAGGGATGCGCCGCCACCGGACATGGTTGGGCCTTTGCATGGATCAACTTATGCTCCATGCGGCCCTTCAGGCTCTGTAGCAACAGCCATGTGACATGTCACGAAAGGCTTACATGCCCTGTGTTTACATTCCCCCTGGCAGAACGTTATAAGCTGCGGCCCTTCCTTCCACCCCCATGGCCCGTTCATGAGACCCCCTCGCTCAGGCTCATTTGGTTGTTACCTGCAACCACCTCTCCGCACCCGCTCCGCTGGCATGACGCTGGTGGAGGTCACCGTGGTGATGGCGATCATCGCCATTATGATGGGGGTGGGCATCGCCGGCCTCTCCAACATGTCCACTCCGCGTCGGCAGACGGCGGTCACCACATTGAAGGGGACGCTGGACCAGGCGCGCGCCCATGCCATCGCCACACGCAAATATGTGGCGCTGATGGTGGTGGACGGGGTGCCGCCGGAGTCCGTGGAGCCGCTGAATCTCTGCAAATACGCCGTGTTCGAAGTAGGCTCACCCGGAACTGATGGTCAGTATGCCACTGATTCCAAGCAGGTGACGGAATGGAAAAGTCTTCCTGACGGAGTTTGCTTTGCCAAAGGTCTGGCGGGGAAGCCCACGATTCTGGATCTGCCGCTGACGCTGGACCAATACCGCGTGCGGGGCATTTCTGGAGCAGGCTATCCGGAAGTCGAACTCCGCTTCATGAGCGGCAACACTTTCAAAATGCTTCCGGGGATTGTTTTCGCTCCCAATGGTGCCGTGGCCACGCCCCGTCTTTCAGCGGTGGTGCAGAATCTGGATGTGCTGCTGGTTGAAGGAAGGGTGGATGCGGCCGGGACCGCCACGAGCGTCACCCCCAGCCACAATCCGCCAAGGATTGAAGGAGTTCGCATGACACGCCTTACCGGCATCAGCCGGTACTACGATGACACCGCTGCGGGAGCGTCAACTCCACCCACCCCTTGAAGATCATGACCTGCCATCCTGAGTCCTGCTCCGCTGTCCAGAGCTGCCGGCCATCGGCCGCTGGTTTTTCACTGATTGAAGTGACCATTGCCATGGGCATCTTTGGCGGTTCCATTCTCGTGCTGATGGGGCTGACGGCCATCACCACCGAGTTCGCCATGACCAACCGCGAAATGACGGCGGCCAGTCAACTCGCCGCAAAGGTGTTCACGGACCTATCCCAGCCGCAGAGCGGGGCCGCAAACGATGACCGCAACCGCACCCTGAACCCTGCCAGCAGTCCGACCACTCCGTACGGCGTCCAGATTGCGCCCGCGGCGGAGCGCTACAACAACACTCCATTTACCTGGGTATTTTCCGAGAACCTCTCAGCCATTTCCGTCGGCAGCACGGGATCATCGGCCCTGTATGAAAATGGTTCCGATCAGCTTGATGGCCGGTACCTGGTGGGCCTCTCGTTTGCAGACGAGTCCCGCTATCAGACTCCCGC contains these protein-coding regions:
- a CDS encoding S1/P1 nuclease, which produces MKPIATLICTLSLFAASITPASAWWGTGHMVVTSVAWRQLSQQEQEQAHALLKAHPKYNDWMSSYPADVPGLSKGLYAAMAASLWADDIRDKNNPATHPEWHYVDYPLVPPHFPKEPAPNPTNDVLVGIKECERVIASPTTSTQEKGEMVSWLIHLVGDVHQPLHCASLTNDDFPAPEGDRGGNSAFVRPDKQSKAINLHMVWDSQLGGARVADAGSSREALNKAILLETEHPRVAAAELQKSPSPESWSLEGRELAIQEAYLHGNLRYAVGKQLNAPVLPEGYTKKARAISERRVTLAGYRLADMLKRLLAVSTAEPERASN
- a CDS encoding pilus assembly FimT family protein; the encoded protein is MRPPRSGSFGCYLQPPLRTRSAGMTLVEVTVVMAIIAIMMGVGIAGLSNMSTPRRQTAVTTLKGTLDQARAHAIATRKYVALMVVDGVPPESVEPLNLCKYAVFEVGSPGTDGQYATDSKQVTEWKSLPDGVCFAKGLAGKPTILDLPLTLDQYRVRGISGAGYPEVELRFMSGNTFKMLPGIVFAPNGAVATPRLSAVVQNLDVLLVEGRVDAAGTATSVTPSHNPPRIEGVRMTRLTGISRYYDDTAAGASTPPTP
- a CDS encoding type IV pilus modification PilV family protein, with the protein product MTCHPESCSAVQSCRPSAAGFSLIEVTIAMGIFGGSILVLMGLTAITTEFAMTNREMTAASQLAAKVFTDLSQPQSGAANDDRNRTLNPASSPTTPYGVQIAPAAERYNNTPFTWVFSENLSAISVGSTGSSALYENGSDQLDGRYLVGLSFADESRYQTPATAPIAPPAGTGVVKRVMVSVEAPAHLARQYRRKYEFYRIMEFR